In the genome of Chelmon rostratus isolate fCheRos1 chromosome 24, fCheRos1.pri, whole genome shotgun sequence, one region contains:
- the aox6 gene encoding aldehyde oxidase 6 isoform X2, whose amino-acid sequence MSTGKEGHILCFFINGKKVTENHADPETTLLSFLRGKLRLTGTKYGCGGGGCGACTVMVSCYQPATKSIIHYSANACLLPLCQLHGAAVTTVEGIGSTKTRIHPVQERIAKAHGSQCGFCTPGMVMSMYTLLRNKPQPTMEDITQALAGNLCRCTGYRPIVDGCRTFCQEANCCQANGGGNCCLNGEEAPDESELRKPQLFDKEGFLPLDPTQDLIFPPELILMAERSNPQTLTFFGERMNWVSPASLEELVQLKTSNPQAPLVMGNTNIGPDIKFKGILHPLIISPTRVMELFEVTQTPQGVWVGAGCSLSELLSLLEKLVPQFPEEKTELFRALIQQLGNLGSQQIRNVASLGGNIMSVHPNSDLNPVLAAGSCKVSVVSKGGRREVPLNQDFFVSFGKTILKPEEIVVSVFIPFSRKGEFVRAFRQAPRKESSFATVTTGMRVFFSEGSRVVQDVGLYYGGMGPTTVSAAKTCAAIITRPWDDETLSRAYDILLDELVLPPSAPGGKVDFRRSLTLSFLFKFNLEVLQKLREMNVITDELPEKMQIQPLPREIQPSLQEFQHVSEGQSDQDPVGRPIMHRSAISQATGEAVYCDDIPRTDGELFLALVTSSRAHAKITGLDTSEALRLPGVVDVITAKDIPGKKVRTMFGYNEELLAESEVSCIGQMLCAVVADTRAHAKRGAAAVKISYEDLPDLVFTAEEAIEKSSFYEPRRVIERGNVTEAFETVDRLYEGEIRIGGQEHFYMETQSMLVVPVGEEREFNVYVSTQWPTLTQDVVAETLDTPSNRVTCHVKRIGGAFGGKVTKTTILASITSVAAWKTNRAVRCILERGEDMLISGARHPILGKYKVGFMNDGRIVAADIQYYANAGHTVDESLLVAEKILLHIDNAYNIPNLRGRSAACRTNLPSNTAFRGFGVPQSITVVENMINDVAVVLGRPVDQIREINMYKGLAVTHYKFEFSPENLLRCWEECKVKSDYSARRRAADQFNQQHRWKKRGMSIIPIKYGIAFSEGFLNQAAALVHIYKDGSVLVAHGGTEMGQGIHTKMQQVASRELHIPSSKIYISETGTNTVPNTCPSAASYGTDANGMAVKNACQTLYQRLEPIRQKNPKGSWESWVEAAFFEKISLSATGFYRGPDLHMDWDKMEGQPFSYFTFGVCCCEVELDCLTGDYRTVRTDIVVDIGRSVNPSVDIGQIEGAFTQGLGLFTLEELKFSPSGLLYTRGPSQYKIPAVCDMPLRFNVYLLSDSHNPHAIYSSKGIGEPILCLGSSVFFAIKDAVAAARSESGLVGPFSLDSPATPERACLACASPFTQKIPASKPGSFKPWALNI is encoded by the exons ATGTCTACAGGGAAAGAAGGACACATTTTGTGCTTCTTTATCAACGGCAAGAAG GTAACGGAGAACCATGCGGACCCTGAAACCACGCTGTTGTCCTTCCTCAGAGGGAAGT TGCGGTTGACTGGAACCAAGTATGGCTGCGGCGGTGGAGGCTGCGGGGCGTGCACGGTCATGGTGTCGTGCTACCAACCGGCCACCAAAAGCATCAT ACATTACTCAGCCAACGCCTGCCTCCTGCCGCTCTGCCAGCTTCACGGAGCCGCCGTCACCACTGTGGAGGGCATCGGCAGCACCAAGACCAGGATCCACCCTGTACAG GAGCGAATAGCGAAGGCTCATGGCTCCCAGTGTGGCTTCTGCACTCCGGGGATGGTGATGTCCATGTACACTCTGCTGAGGAACAAGCCTCAGCCCACCATGGAGGACATCACACAGGCTCTGGCTG gTAATCTGTGTAGGTGCACTGGATATCGACCCATTGTTGACGGCTGCAGGACCTTTTGTCAG GAAGCCAACTGCTGCCAGGCCAATGGAGGTGGAAACTGCTGTCTCAATGGAGAAGAAGCTCCTGATGAATCAGAGCTT AGAAAGCCACAGTTGTTTGACAAGGAAGGGTTTCTGCCACTGGACCCGACACAAGACCTGATCTTCCCTCCAGAACTGATT CTGATGGCAGAAAGATCAAACCCACAGACTCTCACTTTTTTTGGGGAGAGGATGAACTGGGTTTCCCCTGCCTCGCTGGAGGAGCTGGTCCAACTGAAGACCAGTAACCCTCAAGCTCCGCTGGTCATGGGAAACACCAACATCG GTCCCGATATAAAGTTCAAAGGCATCCTGCATCCTCTGATAATATCTCCAACCAGAGTTATGGAGCTGTTTGAGGTCACTCAGACACCACAGG gtgtttggGTGGGAGCGGGCTGCAGTCTGTCTGAGCTTCTGTCTCTTTTGGAGAAGCTGGTTCCTCAGTTTCCGGAGGAGAAGACGGAACTGTTCAGAGCCCTGATCCAGCAGCTGGGGAACCTGGGAAGCCAGCAGATCCGTAACGTTGCT TCTCTTGGGGGCAACATCATGAGTGTGCACCCAAACTCAGACCTGAACCCTGTTTTGGCTGCCGGGAGCTGCAAAGTGAGCGTTGTTTCCAAAG GAGGAAGACGAGAAGTTCCACTTAATCAAGACTTCTTTGTGAGCTTTGGAAAAACCATCCTGAAGCCAGAGGAGATTGTCGTTTCTGTCTTCATTCCCTTTTCCAGAAAG GGGGAGTTTGTTCGAGCTTTCCGTCAGGCTCCGAGGAAGGAGAGCTCCTTCGCCACGGTGACGACCGGGATGAGAGTGTTTTTCTCAGAGGGGTCCAGAGTGGTCCAGGATGTTGGTCTTTACTACGGAGGGATGGGGCCGACCACCGTTAGCGCTGCCAAAACCTGCGCAGCTATCATCACCAG GCCCTGGGACGATGAGACCCTCAGCCGGGCCTATGACATCCTCCTGGATGAGTTGGTCCTCCCTCCTTCGGCTCCTGGAGGAAAGGTGGACTTCCGTCGCTCTTTGACTCTCAGCTTTCTCTTTAAATTTAACCTGGAGGTCCTGCAGAAGCTCAGAGAAATG aaTGTAATTACAGATGAGCTTCCTGAGAAGATGCAGATCCAGCCTTTGCCCAGAGAGATCCAACCCAGCCTGCAGGAGTTCCAG catgTGTCAGAGGGCCAGAGCGACCAGGACCCAGTAGGCCGCCCCATTATGCATCGCTCTGCCATCAGCCAGGCCACAGGGGAGGCCGTGTACTGTGACGACATCCCCAGGACAGACGGGGAGCTCTTCCTGGCTCTGGTCACCAGCTCTCGAGCCCATGCTAAAATCAC AGGGCTAGATACGAGCGAGGCTCTGCGGCTTCCCGGTGTCGTTGATGTGATCACAGCCAAAGATATTCCCGGGAAGAAAGTCCGTACGATGTTTGGTTATAACGAGGAGCTGCTTGCTGAGAGCGAG GTGTCGTGCATCGGTCAGATGTTATGTGCGGTGGTCGCTGATACGAGGGCCCACGCCAAACGAGGAGCGGCAGCTGTGAAGATCAGCTATGAAGACCTGCCTGACCTGGTTTTCACTGCAGAG GAAGCCATTGAGAAGTCGTCTTTCTATGAGCCTCGCAGGGTGATtgagagaggaaatgtgacTGAAGCCTTCGAAACTGTCGACCGGCTTTATGAAG GAGAGATTCGAATTGGTGGTCAAGAGCATTTCTACATGGAGACCCAGAGCATGCTGGTCGTTCCTGTTGGTGAGGAGAGAGAGTTCAATGTTTATGTCTCCACTCAGTGGCCGACTTTAACTCAG GATGTAGTTGCGGAGACGCTTGACACCCCGTCCAACAGAGTCACCTGTCACGTCAAAAGGATAGGCGGAGCTTTCGGCGGGAAGGTCACAAAAACCACGATCCTGGCTAGCATTACATCTGTGGCTGCGTGGAA GACCAATCGTGCCGTGCGCTGCATCCTGGAGCGAGGCGAAGACATGTTGATCTCAGGAGCTCGTCACCCTATCCTGGGCAAATACAAA gtgGGTTTCATGAATGATGGAAGGATCGTGGCTGCAGATATCCAGTACTACGCTAATGCTGGCCACACTGTCGATGAGTCTCTTCTG GTGGCAGAAAAGATTCTGCTTCACATAGACAACGCCTACAACATCCCCAACCTGCGGGGCCGTAgtgcagcctgcaggaccaaCCTGCCCTCCAACACCGCCTTCAGGGGCTTTGGCGTGCCCCAGAGCATCACAGTGGTGGAGAACATGATCAACGACGTGGCTGTGGTGCTGGGACGCCCTGTAGACCAG ATTCGGGAGATTAACATGTACAAGGGGCTGGCAGTCACCCACTACAAGTTTGAGTTCAGCCCAGAGAACTTGCTGCGCTGTTGGGAGGAATGTAAGGTCAAGTCTGATTACAGCGCCCGCCGCAGAGCTGCTGACCAGTTCAACCAGCAGCACCGCTGGAAGAAGAGGGGCATGTCCATCATCCCCATTAAGTATGGGATTGCATTTTCAGAGGGCTTCCTAAATCAG GCTGCGGCTCTGGTCCACATCTATAAAGACGGCTCTGTTCTGGTTGCTCATGGCGGAACGGAGATGGGTCAGGGCATCCACACTAAAATGCAACAG GTGGCAAGTCGGGAGCTTCATATCCCGTCCTCAAAGATCTACATCAGTGAAACCGGCACCAACACCGTTCCCAACACCTgcccctctgctgcctcctaCGGTACCGACGCCAACGGCATGGCGGTCAAG AATGCCTGCCAGACTCTGTACCAGCGGCTAGAGCCAATCAGGCAGAAAAACCCCAAAGGATCATGGGAGAGTTGG GTCGAAgcagcattttttgagaaaatcAGTTTATCAGCGACTGGATTCTACAG gGGTCCAGATCTTCACATGGACTGGGACAAGATGGAGGGGCAGCCTTTTTCTTACTTTACATTCGGAGTGTGTTGCTGTGAGGTGGAGCTGGACTGCCTCACAGGAGACTACAGG ACGGTGAGGACAGACATTGTGGTTGACATCGGGAGAAGTGTGAACCCCTCAGTGGATATCGGCCAG ATTGAGGGGGCGTTCACGCAGGGTTTAGGTCTCTTCACACTTGAGGAGCTGAAGTTTTCCCCCTCTGGGCTCCTGTACACTCGAGGTCCATCTCAGTATAAGATCCCTGCGGTGTGCGACATGCCCCTTCGCTTCAACGTTTATCTGCTGTCAGACTCCCACAACCCCCACGCCATCTACTCCTCAAAG GGTATTGGAGAACCCATCCTCTGCCTGGGCAGCTCAGTGTTCTTTGCCATCAAAGACGCTGTAGCTGCCGCCCGCTCAGAGTCCGGTTTAGTCGGACCGTTTTCTCTGGACAGCCCCGCGACACCGGAGAGGGCCTGTCTGGCATGTGCCTCCCCATTCACGCAGAAG ATTCCAGCCAGCAAACCAGGATCTTTCAAACCATGGGCTTTAAACATCTAA
- the aox6 gene encoding aldehyde oxidase 6 isoform X1, with protein MSTGKEGHILCFFINGKKVTENHADPETTLLSFLRGKLRLTGTKYGCGGGGCGACTVMVSCYQPATKSIIHYSANACLLPLCQLHGAAVTTVEGIGSTKTRIHPVQERIAKAHGSQCGFCTPGMVMSMYTLLRNKPQPTMEDITQALAGNLCRCTGYRPIVDGCRTFCQEANCCQANGGGNCCLNGEEAPDESELRKPQLFDKEGFLPLDPTQDLIFPPELILMAERSNPQTLTFFGERMNWVSPASLEELVQLKTSNPQAPLVMGNTNIGPDIKFKGILHPLIISPTRVMELFEVTQTPQGVWVGAGCSLSELLSLLEKLVPQFPEEKTELFRALIQQLGNLGSQQIRNVASLGGNIMSVHPNSDLNPVLAAGSCKVSVVSKAGGRREVPLNQDFFVSFGKTILKPEEIVVSVFIPFSRKGEFVRAFRQAPRKESSFATVTTGMRVFFSEGSRVVQDVGLYYGGMGPTTVSAAKTCAAIITRPWDDETLSRAYDILLDELVLPPSAPGGKVDFRRSLTLSFLFKFNLEVLQKLREMNVITDELPEKMQIQPLPREIQPSLQEFQHVSEGQSDQDPVGRPIMHRSAISQATGEAVYCDDIPRTDGELFLALVTSSRAHAKITGLDTSEALRLPGVVDVITAKDIPGKKVRTMFGYNEELLAESEVSCIGQMLCAVVADTRAHAKRGAAAVKISYEDLPDLVFTAEEAIEKSSFYEPRRVIERGNVTEAFETVDRLYEGEIRIGGQEHFYMETQSMLVVPVGEEREFNVYVSTQWPTLTQDVVAETLDTPSNRVTCHVKRIGGAFGGKVTKTTILASITSVAAWKTNRAVRCILERGEDMLISGARHPILGKYKVGFMNDGRIVAADIQYYANAGHTVDESLLVAEKILLHIDNAYNIPNLRGRSAACRTNLPSNTAFRGFGVPQSITVVENMINDVAVVLGRPVDQIREINMYKGLAVTHYKFEFSPENLLRCWEECKVKSDYSARRRAADQFNQQHRWKKRGMSIIPIKYGIAFSEGFLNQAAALVHIYKDGSVLVAHGGTEMGQGIHTKMQQVASRELHIPSSKIYISETGTNTVPNTCPSAASYGTDANGMAVKNACQTLYQRLEPIRQKNPKGSWESWVEAAFFEKISLSATGFYRGPDLHMDWDKMEGQPFSYFTFGVCCCEVELDCLTGDYRTVRTDIVVDIGRSVNPSVDIGQIEGAFTQGLGLFTLEELKFSPSGLLYTRGPSQYKIPAVCDMPLRFNVYLLSDSHNPHAIYSSKGIGEPILCLGSSVFFAIKDAVAAARSESGLVGPFSLDSPATPERACLACASPFTQKIPASKPGSFKPWALNI; from the exons ATGTCTACAGGGAAAGAAGGACACATTTTGTGCTTCTTTATCAACGGCAAGAAG GTAACGGAGAACCATGCGGACCCTGAAACCACGCTGTTGTCCTTCCTCAGAGGGAAGT TGCGGTTGACTGGAACCAAGTATGGCTGCGGCGGTGGAGGCTGCGGGGCGTGCACGGTCATGGTGTCGTGCTACCAACCGGCCACCAAAAGCATCAT ACATTACTCAGCCAACGCCTGCCTCCTGCCGCTCTGCCAGCTTCACGGAGCCGCCGTCACCACTGTGGAGGGCATCGGCAGCACCAAGACCAGGATCCACCCTGTACAG GAGCGAATAGCGAAGGCTCATGGCTCCCAGTGTGGCTTCTGCACTCCGGGGATGGTGATGTCCATGTACACTCTGCTGAGGAACAAGCCTCAGCCCACCATGGAGGACATCACACAGGCTCTGGCTG gTAATCTGTGTAGGTGCACTGGATATCGACCCATTGTTGACGGCTGCAGGACCTTTTGTCAG GAAGCCAACTGCTGCCAGGCCAATGGAGGTGGAAACTGCTGTCTCAATGGAGAAGAAGCTCCTGATGAATCAGAGCTT AGAAAGCCACAGTTGTTTGACAAGGAAGGGTTTCTGCCACTGGACCCGACACAAGACCTGATCTTCCCTCCAGAACTGATT CTGATGGCAGAAAGATCAAACCCACAGACTCTCACTTTTTTTGGGGAGAGGATGAACTGGGTTTCCCCTGCCTCGCTGGAGGAGCTGGTCCAACTGAAGACCAGTAACCCTCAAGCTCCGCTGGTCATGGGAAACACCAACATCG GTCCCGATATAAAGTTCAAAGGCATCCTGCATCCTCTGATAATATCTCCAACCAGAGTTATGGAGCTGTTTGAGGTCACTCAGACACCACAGG gtgtttggGTGGGAGCGGGCTGCAGTCTGTCTGAGCTTCTGTCTCTTTTGGAGAAGCTGGTTCCTCAGTTTCCGGAGGAGAAGACGGAACTGTTCAGAGCCCTGATCCAGCAGCTGGGGAACCTGGGAAGCCAGCAGATCCGTAACGTTGCT TCTCTTGGGGGCAACATCATGAGTGTGCACCCAAACTCAGACCTGAACCCTGTTTTGGCTGCCGGGAGCTGCAAAGTGAGCGTTGTTTCCAAAG CAGGAGGAAGACGAGAAGTTCCACTTAATCAAGACTTCTTTGTGAGCTTTGGAAAAACCATCCTGAAGCCAGAGGAGATTGTCGTTTCTGTCTTCATTCCCTTTTCCAGAAAG GGGGAGTTTGTTCGAGCTTTCCGTCAGGCTCCGAGGAAGGAGAGCTCCTTCGCCACGGTGACGACCGGGATGAGAGTGTTTTTCTCAGAGGGGTCCAGAGTGGTCCAGGATGTTGGTCTTTACTACGGAGGGATGGGGCCGACCACCGTTAGCGCTGCCAAAACCTGCGCAGCTATCATCACCAG GCCCTGGGACGATGAGACCCTCAGCCGGGCCTATGACATCCTCCTGGATGAGTTGGTCCTCCCTCCTTCGGCTCCTGGAGGAAAGGTGGACTTCCGTCGCTCTTTGACTCTCAGCTTTCTCTTTAAATTTAACCTGGAGGTCCTGCAGAAGCTCAGAGAAATG aaTGTAATTACAGATGAGCTTCCTGAGAAGATGCAGATCCAGCCTTTGCCCAGAGAGATCCAACCCAGCCTGCAGGAGTTCCAG catgTGTCAGAGGGCCAGAGCGACCAGGACCCAGTAGGCCGCCCCATTATGCATCGCTCTGCCATCAGCCAGGCCACAGGGGAGGCCGTGTACTGTGACGACATCCCCAGGACAGACGGGGAGCTCTTCCTGGCTCTGGTCACCAGCTCTCGAGCCCATGCTAAAATCAC AGGGCTAGATACGAGCGAGGCTCTGCGGCTTCCCGGTGTCGTTGATGTGATCACAGCCAAAGATATTCCCGGGAAGAAAGTCCGTACGATGTTTGGTTATAACGAGGAGCTGCTTGCTGAGAGCGAG GTGTCGTGCATCGGTCAGATGTTATGTGCGGTGGTCGCTGATACGAGGGCCCACGCCAAACGAGGAGCGGCAGCTGTGAAGATCAGCTATGAAGACCTGCCTGACCTGGTTTTCACTGCAGAG GAAGCCATTGAGAAGTCGTCTTTCTATGAGCCTCGCAGGGTGATtgagagaggaaatgtgacTGAAGCCTTCGAAACTGTCGACCGGCTTTATGAAG GAGAGATTCGAATTGGTGGTCAAGAGCATTTCTACATGGAGACCCAGAGCATGCTGGTCGTTCCTGTTGGTGAGGAGAGAGAGTTCAATGTTTATGTCTCCACTCAGTGGCCGACTTTAACTCAG GATGTAGTTGCGGAGACGCTTGACACCCCGTCCAACAGAGTCACCTGTCACGTCAAAAGGATAGGCGGAGCTTTCGGCGGGAAGGTCACAAAAACCACGATCCTGGCTAGCATTACATCTGTGGCTGCGTGGAA GACCAATCGTGCCGTGCGCTGCATCCTGGAGCGAGGCGAAGACATGTTGATCTCAGGAGCTCGTCACCCTATCCTGGGCAAATACAAA gtgGGTTTCATGAATGATGGAAGGATCGTGGCTGCAGATATCCAGTACTACGCTAATGCTGGCCACACTGTCGATGAGTCTCTTCTG GTGGCAGAAAAGATTCTGCTTCACATAGACAACGCCTACAACATCCCCAACCTGCGGGGCCGTAgtgcagcctgcaggaccaaCCTGCCCTCCAACACCGCCTTCAGGGGCTTTGGCGTGCCCCAGAGCATCACAGTGGTGGAGAACATGATCAACGACGTGGCTGTGGTGCTGGGACGCCCTGTAGACCAG ATTCGGGAGATTAACATGTACAAGGGGCTGGCAGTCACCCACTACAAGTTTGAGTTCAGCCCAGAGAACTTGCTGCGCTGTTGGGAGGAATGTAAGGTCAAGTCTGATTACAGCGCCCGCCGCAGAGCTGCTGACCAGTTCAACCAGCAGCACCGCTGGAAGAAGAGGGGCATGTCCATCATCCCCATTAAGTATGGGATTGCATTTTCAGAGGGCTTCCTAAATCAG GCTGCGGCTCTGGTCCACATCTATAAAGACGGCTCTGTTCTGGTTGCTCATGGCGGAACGGAGATGGGTCAGGGCATCCACACTAAAATGCAACAG GTGGCAAGTCGGGAGCTTCATATCCCGTCCTCAAAGATCTACATCAGTGAAACCGGCACCAACACCGTTCCCAACACCTgcccctctgctgcctcctaCGGTACCGACGCCAACGGCATGGCGGTCAAG AATGCCTGCCAGACTCTGTACCAGCGGCTAGAGCCAATCAGGCAGAAAAACCCCAAAGGATCATGGGAGAGTTGG GTCGAAgcagcattttttgagaaaatcAGTTTATCAGCGACTGGATTCTACAG gGGTCCAGATCTTCACATGGACTGGGACAAGATGGAGGGGCAGCCTTTTTCTTACTTTACATTCGGAGTGTGTTGCTGTGAGGTGGAGCTGGACTGCCTCACAGGAGACTACAGG ACGGTGAGGACAGACATTGTGGTTGACATCGGGAGAAGTGTGAACCCCTCAGTGGATATCGGCCAG ATTGAGGGGGCGTTCACGCAGGGTTTAGGTCTCTTCACACTTGAGGAGCTGAAGTTTTCCCCCTCTGGGCTCCTGTACACTCGAGGTCCATCTCAGTATAAGATCCCTGCGGTGTGCGACATGCCCCTTCGCTTCAACGTTTATCTGCTGTCAGACTCCCACAACCCCCACGCCATCTACTCCTCAAAG GGTATTGGAGAACCCATCCTCTGCCTGGGCAGCTCAGTGTTCTTTGCCATCAAAGACGCTGTAGCTGCCGCCCGCTCAGAGTCCGGTTTAGTCGGACCGTTTTCTCTGGACAGCCCCGCGACACCGGAGAGGGCCTGTCTGGCATGTGCCTCCCCATTCACGCAGAAG ATTCCAGCCAGCAAACCAGGATCTTTCAAACCATGGGCTTTAAACATCTAA